A single Oryctolagus cuniculus chromosome 18, mOryCun1.1, whole genome shotgun sequence DNA region contains:
- the DMWD gene encoding dystrophia myotonica WD repeat-containing protein isoform X1: MAAGGAEGGSGPGAAMGDCAEIKSQFRTREGFYKLLPGDGAARRSGPASAQTPTPPQPPQLPPGPAAASGPGAAGPASSPPPPGPGPGPALPAVRLSLVRLGEPDGAGAGEPPATPAGLGAGGDRVCFNLGRELYFYPGCCRRGSQRSIDLKKPIDKRIYKGTQPTCHDFNQFTAATETISLLVGFSAGQVQYLDLIKKDTSKLFNEERLIDKTKVTYLKWLPESESLFLASHASGHLYLYHVSHPCASAPPQYSLLKQGEGFAVYAAKSKAPRNPLAKWAVGEGPLNEFAFSPDGRHLACVSQDGCLRVFHFDSMLLRGLMKSYFGGLLCVCWSPDGRYVVTGGEDDLVTVWSFAEGRVVARGHGHKSWVNAVAFDPYTTRAEEAATAGGDGERGGEEEEEAEPGGPGSARGVPLSPLPRAGSITYRFGSAGQDTQFCLWDLTEDVLHPHPPLARTRTLPGTPGTTPPAAGSSRGGEPGPGPLPRSLSRSNSLPHPAGGGKAGGPGAAAAEPGTPFSIGRFATLTLQERRDRGAEREHKRYHSLGNISRGGGGGGDKPSGPAPRSRLDPAKVLGTALCPRIHEVPLLEPLVCKKIAQERLTVLLFLEDCIITACQEGLVCTWARPGRAFTDEEAEAQAGEGSWPRSPSKSVVEGVSSQPGNSPSGTVV, from the exons ATGGCGGCGGGCGGCGCGGAGGGCGGCTCGGGCCCCGGCGCCGCCATGGGGGACTGCGCGGAGATTAAGTCGCAGTTCCGCACCCGCGAGGGCTTCTACAAGCTGCTCCCCGGGGACGGCGCCGCTCGCAGGTCCGGTCCGGCTTCCGCCCAGACCCCGACGCCGCCCCAGCCGCCGCAACTCCCGCCCGGCCCTGCCGCCGCCTCCGGCCCCGGCGCCGCGGGCCCCGCGTCGTCCCCGCCGCCCCCCGGCCCTGGGCCCGGGCCCGCGCTGCCCGCCGTGCGCCTCAGCCTCGTTCGCCTCGGGGAGCCCGACGGCGCCGGGGCCGGGGAGCCGCCGGCCACGCCCGCGGGGCTGGGCGCGGGGGGCGACCGCGTCTGCTTCAACCTGGGCCGCGAGCTGTATTTCTACCCGGGCTGCTGCCGCCGCGGGAGTCAGCGG tcCATCGACCTCAAGAAGCCCATCGACAAGCGGATCTACAAGGGCACGCAGCCCACCTGCCACGACTTCAACCAGTTCACCGCCGCCACGGAGACCATCTCCCTGCTGGTGGGCTTCTCAGCCGGCCAGGTGCAGTACCTGGACCTCATTAAGAAGGACACCAGCAAGCTCTTCAATGAGGAG CGGCTGATCGACAAGACCAAGGTGACCTATCTGAAGTGGCTGCCCGAGTCGGAGAGCCTGTTCCTGGCCTCGCACGCCAGCGGCCACCTGTACCTGTACCACGTCAGCCACCCGTGTGCCTCGGCGCCGCCGCAGTACAGCCTGCTGAAGCAGGGCGAGGGCTTCGCCGTCTACGCCGCCAAGAGCAAGGCCCCCCGCAACCCGCTGGCCAAGTGGGCGGTGGGCGAGGGGCCCCTCAACGAGTTTGCCTTCTCGCCCGACGGCCGGCACCTGGCCTGCGTCAGCCAGGACGGCTGCCTGCGCGTGTTCCACTTCGACTCCATGCTCCTGCGCGGGCTCATGAAGAGCTACTTTGGCgggctgctgtgtgtgtgctggagcCCGGACGGCCGCTACGTGGTGACAGGCGGCGAAGACGACCTGGTTACCGTGTGGTCCTTCGCCGAGGGCCGCGTGGTGGCCCGAGGCCACGGCCACAAGTCCTGGGTCAACGCTGTAGCCTTTGACCCCTACACCACGCGGGCGGAGGAGGCGGCGACAGCCGGCGGTGATGGGGAGAGGGgcggcgaggaggaggaggaggccgagcCCGGGGGCCCAGGCTCTGCCAGAGGCGTCCCGCTCTCCCCGCTGCCCAGGGCCGGCTCCATCACCTACCGCTTCGGCTCGGCCGGCCAGGACACACAGTTCTGCCTCTGGGACCTCACCGAAGACGTGCTGCACCCACACCCGCCCCTGGCCCGCACCCgcaccctccctggcacccctggCACCACGCCGCCCGCCGCCGGCAGCTCGCGGGGCGGTGAGCCTGGCCCGGGGCCCCTGCCCCGCTCGCTGTCCCGCTCCAACAGCCTCCCGCACCCGGCCGGTGGTGGCAAGGCCGGGGGCCCGGGCGCGGCGGCCGCAGAGCCCGGCACGCCGTTCAGCATCGGCCGCTTCGCCACGCTCACGCTGCAGGAGCGGCGGGACCGGGGGGCCGAGAGGGAGCACAAGCGCTACCACAGCCTGGGCAACAtcagccgcggcggcggcggcggcggggacaAGCCCAGTGGGCCCGCGCCGCGCAGCCGCCTGGACCCGGCCAAGGTGCTGGGCACCGCGCTGTGCCCGCGCATCCACGAGGTGCCGCTGCTGGAGCCCCTGGTGTGCAAGAAGATCGCGCAGGAGCGCCTCACGGTGCTGCTCTTCCTGGAGGACTGCATCATCACCGCCTGCCAGGAGGGCCTCGTCTGCACCTGGGCCCGGCCGGGCAGGGCG TTCACAGACGAGGAGGCCGAGGCCCAGGCAGGGGAAGGAAGTTGGCCCAGGTCACCCAGCAAGTCAGTGGTAGAG ggCGTCTCCTCCCAACCAGGCAACTCCCCAAGTGGCACAGTGGTGTGA
- the DMWD gene encoding dystrophia myotonica WD repeat-containing protein isoform X2, with protein sequence MAAGGAEGGSGPGAAMGDCAEIKSQFRTREGFYKLLPGDGAARRSGPASAQTPTPPQPPQLPPGPAAASGPGAAGPASSPPPPGPGPGPALPAVRLSLVRLGEPDGAGAGEPPATPAGLGAGGDRVCFNLGRELYFYPGCCRRGSQRSIDLKKPIDKRIYKGTQPTCHDFNQFTAATETISLLVGFSAGQVQYLDLIKKDTSKLFNEERLIDKTKVTYLKWLPESESLFLASHASGHLYLYHVSHPCASAPPQYSLLKQGEGFAVYAAKSKAPRNPLAKWAVGEGPLNEFAFSPDGRHLACVSQDGCLRVFHFDSMLLRGLMKSYFGGLLCVCWSPDGRYVVTGGEDDLVTVWSFAEGRVVARGHGHKSWVNAVAFDPYTTRAEEAATAGGDGERGGEEEEEAEPGGPGSARGVPLSPLPRAGSITYRFGSAGQDTQFCLWDLTEDVLHPHPPLARTRTLPGTPGTTPPAAGSSRGGEPGPGPLPRSLSRSNSLPHPAGGGKAGGPGAAAAEPGTPFSIGRFATLTLQERRDRGAEREHKRYHSLGNISRGGGGGGDKPSGPAPRSRLDPAKVLGTALCPRIHEVPLLEPLVCKKIAQERLTVLLFLEDCIITACQEGLVCTWARPGRAGVSSQPGNSPSGTVV encoded by the exons ATGGCGGCGGGCGGCGCGGAGGGCGGCTCGGGCCCCGGCGCCGCCATGGGGGACTGCGCGGAGATTAAGTCGCAGTTCCGCACCCGCGAGGGCTTCTACAAGCTGCTCCCCGGGGACGGCGCCGCTCGCAGGTCCGGTCCGGCTTCCGCCCAGACCCCGACGCCGCCCCAGCCGCCGCAACTCCCGCCCGGCCCTGCCGCCGCCTCCGGCCCCGGCGCCGCGGGCCCCGCGTCGTCCCCGCCGCCCCCCGGCCCTGGGCCCGGGCCCGCGCTGCCCGCCGTGCGCCTCAGCCTCGTTCGCCTCGGGGAGCCCGACGGCGCCGGGGCCGGGGAGCCGCCGGCCACGCCCGCGGGGCTGGGCGCGGGGGGCGACCGCGTCTGCTTCAACCTGGGCCGCGAGCTGTATTTCTACCCGGGCTGCTGCCGCCGCGGGAGTCAGCGG tcCATCGACCTCAAGAAGCCCATCGACAAGCGGATCTACAAGGGCACGCAGCCCACCTGCCACGACTTCAACCAGTTCACCGCCGCCACGGAGACCATCTCCCTGCTGGTGGGCTTCTCAGCCGGCCAGGTGCAGTACCTGGACCTCATTAAGAAGGACACCAGCAAGCTCTTCAATGAGGAG CGGCTGATCGACAAGACCAAGGTGACCTATCTGAAGTGGCTGCCCGAGTCGGAGAGCCTGTTCCTGGCCTCGCACGCCAGCGGCCACCTGTACCTGTACCACGTCAGCCACCCGTGTGCCTCGGCGCCGCCGCAGTACAGCCTGCTGAAGCAGGGCGAGGGCTTCGCCGTCTACGCCGCCAAGAGCAAGGCCCCCCGCAACCCGCTGGCCAAGTGGGCGGTGGGCGAGGGGCCCCTCAACGAGTTTGCCTTCTCGCCCGACGGCCGGCACCTGGCCTGCGTCAGCCAGGACGGCTGCCTGCGCGTGTTCCACTTCGACTCCATGCTCCTGCGCGGGCTCATGAAGAGCTACTTTGGCgggctgctgtgtgtgtgctggagcCCGGACGGCCGCTACGTGGTGACAGGCGGCGAAGACGACCTGGTTACCGTGTGGTCCTTCGCCGAGGGCCGCGTGGTGGCCCGAGGCCACGGCCACAAGTCCTGGGTCAACGCTGTAGCCTTTGACCCCTACACCACGCGGGCGGAGGAGGCGGCGACAGCCGGCGGTGATGGGGAGAGGGgcggcgaggaggaggaggaggccgagcCCGGGGGCCCAGGCTCTGCCAGAGGCGTCCCGCTCTCCCCGCTGCCCAGGGCCGGCTCCATCACCTACCGCTTCGGCTCGGCCGGCCAGGACACACAGTTCTGCCTCTGGGACCTCACCGAAGACGTGCTGCACCCACACCCGCCCCTGGCCCGCACCCgcaccctccctggcacccctggCACCACGCCGCCCGCCGCCGGCAGCTCGCGGGGCGGTGAGCCTGGCCCGGGGCCCCTGCCCCGCTCGCTGTCCCGCTCCAACAGCCTCCCGCACCCGGCCGGTGGTGGCAAGGCCGGGGGCCCGGGCGCGGCGGCCGCAGAGCCCGGCACGCCGTTCAGCATCGGCCGCTTCGCCACGCTCACGCTGCAGGAGCGGCGGGACCGGGGGGCCGAGAGGGAGCACAAGCGCTACCACAGCCTGGGCAACAtcagccgcggcggcggcggcggcggggacaAGCCCAGTGGGCCCGCGCCGCGCAGCCGCCTGGACCCGGCCAAGGTGCTGGGCACCGCGCTGTGCCCGCGCATCCACGAGGTGCCGCTGCTGGAGCCCCTGGTGTGCAAGAAGATCGCGCAGGAGCGCCTCACGGTGCTGCTCTTCCTGGAGGACTGCATCATCACCGCCTGCCAGGAGGGCCTCGTCTGCACCTGGGCCCGGCCGGGCAGGGCG ggCGTCTCCTCCCAACCAGGCAACTCCCCAAGTGGCACAGTGGTGTGA